In the Allorhodopirellula heiligendammensis genome, CCGCAACGTTGCTGGGGGCATCAAGACGTATATGAACGGGTCGCCGCCGCCGGCGTACATCCGGCGGAACATCTCGGTCACGCGCCGCTGTTCTTTGCCCGAATAGACGTGGAGGACTTGGAATTCGCCATTGACTCCCGCTGGCGTGCGTGCTTGCGAGATGACTTGAATTTCGGCCAGCGCGGTCCAGTCACTTAGAGTCAGCCAGACCGGAATGTCGTCAAAGAACACGCGGCTGCCCGATTTTTTGAACGGCAATACTTGGCCGGGTTTCAAAGCGGCGTATTGATCGCTGCGCAGGATCGAGTTGATTTCGACGTGGAATCCCATCAGTCTTCGGCTCCTGTGTCGGGCACGAACCGAAAGTTCGGGGCGTAGTTTTGGTTCTGGTTCTTCTTGGGAACTTGCATGATTCGATGGGCCAAACGTGGCAGGTCGGACATCATCAACTCCAGTCCTTGATGAAGCGCCGCCAAGCCACCCGACGCACCCGAGTCGGGTGTCCATGCGAGTTGAAGTTGCTGGATGACTCGGGTGTAGGCGATATCGAATTGCTGCATGTCGGCCCACACGGACTCGTCGTGGACCTTGTCTCGCGTGTAACCGCCCGGCGGCACTTCGGCAACTGGCCAGCAATCGGGAATCGCGACCTCTGTCCCCGCGTGGACCCAGCCGCGATTTGGAACGTGAATCAATTTTCGTCCGACGTCGATCTCTTTGAATCGGTAGTAGTGAGCCAGTTCGCCGGTGTCGGGGTCACGAATTTCTTCGGAAGTGCCCTCGCCTTGGTCTTTGATCAACTGGATCGCGGCGACGACATCCTGCTGAGTGCCGATGTTCTTGGGTACGTTGGAACCATCGGGCTGCTGCGTTTCGCCAAAGTAGGCTTCGATTTGGCCATCGCGAGTCATCGGCGGCTTGAGATCCTCGAATGCGAATTTGATGGCGTCGTAGAACTCGCCGATTCGGACGAAGGTTTCTCCAGTTCGGATAGACTCCAATTGAGCGATGTCTTCCTCGGGTTCCTCTATCGCCATGAACGTCCGAATCGCGGGCTTGGACAAGCCTTCCAACGGGACCGTCAGCAATGGTTTGACTCCGCCGGGCATCGGGCCGGGATACTTGGGGACAAGATCTGGATCGGCTATCTTGGGGATGCCGCCGATGGCGACGAGCATGTTGCAAGCAAGGGACATGTGCAGCATCTCCTCCACCAGCACTTCGCGGATCGCCACGGCGACGGGATCGCGATGATCTTTCACGGACCAAAACGCGGTGAGGTACGGCGGGATGGTAAAGAACTCCAATTCGATCGCGTACTGGAGGGCTTGCTTGAGCCAATCAAGGTCGCGGTCGTCTTCGTCATTCTGGACGTGCTCGATGATCCGTCGATCGTTCATGGCGTGCCTCCTAGGCTAAGTAGATGGTCGGCCAACCGAGTCGCCAACGCGGAGAGAGTGAGCGTGGGATTGACGGCAGCACCCGACGGGAAGACGGCGTTGGAGCAAACCCACAGGTTCTCGACCCCGTGGACTTGCAGGTTGGGATCGACAACGCTGGTCGCGGGACTGGTCCCCATGCGGCAGGTGCATGCGGAGTGATCGCCACGCTGAGAGCGCACGCCGGATTGGATGATCTTGGCTCCAGTCTCACTGACAATCTTTTCCATAATATCCAACCGAGTGGCTGCTCGATTCACGAAGTCGGATTCGCGTGAAAAATCGACTTGGGTCTGTGGCAGACCGATACGATTGGTGTTGTTCCCGATGCTGACGCGATTGCGAAAGATCGAGAATTCTTCCATGAAGCCTTGCAGTTCCAGTTCCATCGGACCCATCGAGACGCGATTGATTTCGGATCGTGTCTTGCCCCGGATCATCAGGTCAGCCAAGTCAACTTTGGGGCGACTTCGGTCTTTGAATAGGAATAACTTTCCGTACGCTTGTTGCTCGGGCGAATCGAAGTGCCGGGACATCAGCGTGGGGAAGTCGAGTTCCTGGTTCCAGCGGTTGGCGTTGCTGGGCAGGACGGCGCGAACGTGTAAGAACGGATGCGAGATTAGAAACCGTCCGACGAGGTCGGTATCGTTGCCAATGCCACGAGGCCACTTTGTCGAGGTGGATCGCTGCAACAACTTCGGTGATTCATATGCACCGGAAGCGACAATGAAACGGTCTCCTTCGATCCGCGAAGACTCGCCTGTTTGTGTCGAGGTGACTTCGATGCTCGCGATTTTGTCCCTGCCGTGAGGGATCAAACGCTCGCAAGGCGATTGCTCGAAGAATGCCAAGTTTGGGTAGTCGGGATTGCACTCCAATTCATCAAGAACGTAAGCAGCGGCGAATCGAGCTCCGAAGGGACAGTAGCGACAGGTTCCGGTGGTCATGCACTTGCGGAAACGTGCCACAGGCATATGTGCGTACGCGACATCGAGTCGCTCCATGGCATGAATCAAAGGACGATCGGCCTCTGCAAACGGAAACGCATCGATTGGGTATTCGCTGGCTCGCGGCGGAATGATTTTGCCAGCGGAGTCCTCCGCCAGTCCTGATACGCCCAGCGTATGCTCGGCAATTTCGTAATAGGGCTCGAGTTCGTTGTACCCGATCGGCCAATCCGCTCCACGTCCGGTCCGCGAGCAGGTTTCAAAGTCTTCTTCTTTGAACCTCAACGCCCAACCACCCCAGTGAACGGTCGAGCCACCGCGTCCCATCAATCGCGATTCACGAAACGTCCAGGCTTCGTCGCCAATTGATTCGTTTTCGTTCTCAATGGGAAGGTCGTGAAAATCGTCGTAGGGATTGATGCCG is a window encoding:
- a CDS encoding ferritin-like domain-containing protein, whose product is MNDRRIIEHVQNDEDDRDLDWLKQALQYAIELEFFTIPPYLTAFWSVKDHRDPVAVAIREVLVEEMLHMSLACNMLVAIGGIPKIADPDLVPKYPGPMPGGVKPLLTVPLEGLSKPAIRTFMAIEEPEEDIAQLESIRTGETFVRIGEFYDAIKFAFEDLKPPMTRDGQIEAYFGETQQPDGSNVPKNIGTQQDVVAAIQLIKDQGEGTSEEIRDPDTGELAHYYRFKEIDVGRKLIHVPNRGWVHAGTEVAIPDCWPVAEVPPGGYTRDKVHDESVWADMQQFDIAYTRVIQQLQLAWTPDSGASGGLAALHQGLELMMSDLPRLAHRIMQVPKKNQNQNYAPNFRFVPDTGAED
- a CDS encoding GMC oxidoreductase — its product is MMAKQAKSFDYVIIGSGVAGALVAQRLLAKKPATSIAIVEAGKRVPLKDRRKWWDFVATGINPYDDFHDLPIENENESIGDEAWTFRESRLMGRGGSTVHWGGWALRFKEEDFETCSRTGRGADWPIGYNELEPYYEIAEHTLGVSGLAEDSAGKIIPPRASEYPIDAFPFAEADRPLIHAMERLDVAYAHMPVARFRKCMTTGTCRYCPFGARFAAAYVLDELECNPDYPNLAFFEQSPCERLIPHGRDKIASIEVTSTQTGESSRIEGDRFIVASGAYESPKLLQRSTSTKWPRGIGNDTDLVGRFLISHPFLHVRAVLPSNANRWNQELDFPTLMSRHFDSPEQQAYGKLFLFKDRSRPKVDLADLMIRGKTRSEINRVSMGPMELELQGFMEEFSIFRNRVSIGNNTNRIGLPQTQVDFSRESDFVNRAATRLDIMEKIVSETGAKIIQSGVRSQRGDHSACTCRMGTSPATSVVDPNLQVHGVENLWVCSNAVFPSGAAVNPTLTLSALATRLADHLLSLGGTP
- a CDS encoding DUF952 domain-containing protein, giving the protein MGFHVEINSILRSDQYAALKPGQVLPFKKSGSRVFFDDIPVWLTLSDWTALAEIQVISQARTPAGVNGEFQVLHVYSGKEQRRVTEMFRRMYAGGGDPFIYVLMPPATLRQATDSGIYAPESLASEKFIHASPSDQLTRIANKYYSNNDTVYVAVVCKTKVTAPIKWEPATGGIYPHIYGELNMDAVEKTMTFLKQEDNTFGITVNPA